The following coding sequences are from one Arthrobacter sp. 24S4-2 window:
- a CDS encoding metal ABC transporter permease, protein MDFDGILRSIFNFENYGELLALVQNSIWAGALLGLLGGLMGTFVMKRDLAFAVHGISELSFAGAAFALLIGANIVFGSLIGSVVAALLLGVMGVRARDKNSVIGVIMPFGLGLGILFLSLYEGRASNKFGLLTGQIVSVDTVQLQVLATAAVVVMIALVAIWRPLTFASVDPEVAEARGVPVRTLGIGFMLLLGISVALSIQVVGALLVLALLITPAAAALRVTSSPRLVVALSVAFAVTATVGGIMLALGGRIPISPYVTTLSFLIYVVCRVIGGVRARRGLNGRLLPAEAPAA, encoded by the coding sequence GTGGATTTCGACGGCATTCTGCGTTCCATTTTCAATTTCGAGAACTACGGCGAGCTCCTGGCCCTGGTGCAGAACTCCATCTGGGCCGGAGCGCTCCTCGGACTGCTCGGCGGCCTCATGGGTACCTTCGTGATGAAGCGCGATCTCGCCTTCGCGGTGCACGGGATCTCCGAACTGTCCTTCGCCGGCGCCGCCTTTGCCCTGCTCATCGGGGCCAACATCGTTTTCGGGTCCCTCATAGGCTCGGTGGTGGCGGCGCTGCTGCTGGGCGTAATGGGCGTCCGGGCTCGGGACAAAAATTCCGTCATCGGCGTGATCATGCCGTTCGGCCTCGGCCTGGGCATCCTGTTCCTGTCCCTGTACGAAGGGCGCGCCTCAAACAAGTTCGGGCTCCTGACGGGGCAGATCGTGTCCGTCGATACGGTCCAGCTCCAGGTGCTGGCAACGGCCGCCGTGGTTGTGATGATTGCCCTCGTGGCCATCTGGCGTCCCCTGACCTTCGCGAGCGTGGACCCCGAAGTGGCGGAAGCGCGCGGCGTGCCCGTGCGGACGCTGGGCATCGGGTTCATGCTCCTGCTGGGAATCAGCGTGGCGCTGTCCATCCAGGTGGTGGGAGCCCTGCTGGTGCTCGCCCTGCTGATCACCCCGGCCGCGGCCGCACTGCGCGTGACTTCCTCGCCCCGGCTGGTGGTGGCGCTCAGCGTGGCCTTCGCGGTGACGGCGACAGTAGGCGGCATCATGCTCGCACTGGGCGGACGGATCCCCATCAGCCCCTATGTGACCACGCTGTCATTCCTGATCTACGTTGTGTGCCGCGTCATCGGCGGCGTGCGGGCCCGGCGCGGCCTGAACGGGCGCCTGCTGCCGGCCGAGGCTCCAGCGGCCTAA
- a CDS encoding metal ABC transporter ATP-binding protein — MSLRGATLKFGKRTLWEDLDLDINPGEFFAVLGPNGSGKTTFLKVLLGLQELHSGTATLGGHPVERGSKLIGYIPQQKSFAPDTPLRARDLVGLGVDGHRWGLRLGAARANRRIDELLDLVGAADYAKVPVGQLSGGEQQRLRVAQSLAADPQVLLCDEPLLSLDLQHQQAVSALINEQCRSRESAVVFVTHEINPIIDYVDRVLYLAGGRFRVGKPADVMTTEVLSDLYGSRVEVIQANGRMIVVGVPDAASHHHVDAHSVAEEVG; from the coding sequence GTGAGCCTCCGCGGAGCCACCCTGAAGTTCGGGAAACGGACATTATGGGAGGACCTGGACCTCGACATCAACCCCGGCGAGTTTTTTGCAGTCCTCGGCCCCAACGGCAGCGGCAAGACAACGTTCCTGAAGGTCCTGTTGGGGCTGCAGGAACTCCATTCCGGAACCGCTACCCTGGGCGGCCACCCGGTGGAACGGGGCAGCAAGCTGATCGGCTACATTCCGCAGCAGAAGTCATTCGCGCCGGACACGCCGCTCCGCGCACGCGACCTGGTGGGCCTCGGTGTGGATGGCCACCGCTGGGGACTCCGGCTCGGCGCGGCCAGGGCCAACCGCAGGATTGATGAGCTGTTGGACCTGGTGGGTGCCGCGGACTACGCCAAGGTGCCGGTGGGCCAGCTCTCCGGCGGCGAACAGCAGCGGCTCAGGGTGGCCCAGTCGCTGGCCGCCGATCCGCAGGTCCTCCTCTGCGACGAACCGCTGCTGTCCCTGGACCTGCAGCATCAGCAGGCAGTCAGCGCGCTGATCAATGAGCAGTGCCGCAGCCGGGAAAGCGCAGTGGTGTTCGTAACCCACGAGATCAACCCGATCATCGATTATGTGGACCGGGTCCTTTACCTTGCCGGCGGGCGGTTCCGGGTGGGGAAGCCTGCCGACGTGATGACCACCGAAGTGCTCTCGGATCTCTACGGCAGCAGGGTGGAAGTGATCCAGGCCAACGGCCGGATGATCGTGGTGGGGGTACCGGACGCCGCGTCGCACCACCATGTGGACGCTCATTCGGTGGCAGAGGAAGTGGGCTAG
- a CDS encoding metal ABC transporter solute-binding protein, Zn/Mn family, with the protein MRRSAARLSVTALAGLSLLLSACSTTAGGQQQGSGAIEVVTSTNVYGDIVREIGGDKVSVTALITKASQDPHSYEATTQDKLAVSKAKLVVENGGGYDDFIHKLADDSGPGHDHIISAVEVSGLAPEDGQNAESASTAAADEHGHSPNHGEFNEHVWYSFDAMTKLADAVEAKLAALEPASASTFQANAAAFKKEIAGLKAQAADLKAAAGEAPVAVTEPVPLYLLESAGLVNKTPADYTIAIEEGSDVPPAVLKEATELAGSKDIRFLAYNTQTEGPQTLALKKAAEAAHVPVLDFSETLPEGKDYVQWMSGNVDSIRQALGK; encoded by the coding sequence GTGCGCCGTTCCGCCGCCCGTCTTTCCGTCACTGCCCTTGCCGGCCTGAGCCTTCTCCTGTCAGCCTGCAGTACGACGGCGGGAGGCCAGCAGCAGGGTTCCGGTGCCATCGAAGTGGTCACCTCCACGAACGTCTACGGCGACATCGTCCGGGAAATCGGCGGCGACAAGGTCAGCGTCACCGCACTAATCACCAAGGCAAGCCAGGACCCGCACTCCTACGAGGCCACCACCCAGGACAAACTGGCGGTGTCCAAGGCCAAGCTGGTGGTTGAAAACGGCGGCGGCTATGACGACTTCATCCACAAGCTGGCCGACGACAGCGGGCCGGGCCACGACCACATCATCAGCGCCGTCGAAGTGTCCGGGCTGGCCCCGGAGGACGGGCAGAACGCTGAAAGTGCATCCACCGCGGCGGCCGACGAGCACGGACACTCCCCTAACCACGGCGAATTCAACGAGCACGTCTGGTACAGCTTTGATGCCATGACCAAGCTGGCAGATGCCGTGGAGGCCAAGCTGGCGGCACTGGAGCCGGCTTCCGCTTCGACCTTCCAGGCCAATGCGGCCGCGTTCAAGAAGGAGATTGCCGGGCTGAAGGCCCAGGCCGCCGACCTCAAGGCCGCCGCGGGCGAGGCGCCCGTGGCCGTCACTGAACCTGTGCCGCTCTACCTGCTCGAGTCCGCCGGGTTGGTGAACAAGACCCCCGCGGACTACACCATTGCAATCGAGGAAGGCTCCGACGTCCCGCCCGCGGTCCTCAAGGAGGCTACGGAGCTGGCCGGTTCAAAGGACATTCGGTTCCTGGCCTACAACACGCAGACGGAGGGCCCGCAGACACTGGCCCTCAAGAAAGCGGCCGAGGCGGCGCACGTCCCGGTACTGGACTTCAGCGAAACCCTTCCCGAAGGGAAAGACTATGTGCAGTGGATGAGCGGAAACGTGGACAGCATCCGCCAGGCCCTGGGCAAATAG
- a CDS encoding hemolysin family protein yields MSDWVGILWLVILLLGNAFFVAAEFAVMSARRSQIEPLAESGSMRAQTTLQAMENVSLMLACAQLGITVCSLLILQVAEPAIHHLMAVPLEAAGLPMEIADVAAFTVALLVVTFLHVTFGEMVPKNISVSVADKAALLLAPPLMFIAGLVKPVIVALNWSANHILRLMRIEPKDEVNSSFTLEEVQSIVQESTRHGLVDDDAGLITGALEFSEHTASHIMVPLDKLVMMKAATTPVEFEKAVSRTGFSRFPMTDEDGMLSGYLHIKDVLSIPEGDYEHPIAESRIRSLANLTMDDEVEKAMSVMQRTGSHLARVIGPDGNTWGVLFLEDVIEQLVGEIRDATQAKGIRRLGQPDGE; encoded by the coding sequence ATGAGCGACTGGGTAGGAATCCTGTGGCTCGTCATCCTCCTGCTTGGCAACGCCTTCTTTGTGGCCGCGGAGTTCGCCGTGATGTCCGCGCGCCGGAGCCAGATCGAGCCGTTGGCGGAGTCCGGGTCCATGCGGGCCCAGACCACGCTGCAGGCCATGGAGAATGTGTCGCTGATGCTGGCCTGTGCGCAGCTGGGCATCACGGTATGTTCACTGCTGATCCTGCAGGTGGCTGAACCCGCGATCCACCACCTGATGGCGGTGCCCCTGGAAGCGGCGGGCCTGCCGATGGAAATCGCAGACGTCGCGGCGTTCACCGTGGCTCTCCTTGTGGTGACCTTCCTGCATGTGACGTTCGGCGAGATGGTGCCGAAGAACATCTCGGTTTCGGTTGCGGATAAGGCAGCCTTGTTGCTTGCGCCGCCGCTCATGTTCATTGCGGGGCTCGTGAAACCGGTGATCGTGGCCCTCAACTGGTCCGCCAACCACATTCTGCGGCTGATGCGGATCGAACCCAAGGACGAGGTCAACTCCTCGTTCACGCTGGAGGAGGTCCAGTCGATCGTGCAGGAATCCACCCGGCACGGGCTGGTTGACGATGACGCCGGCCTGATCACGGGAGCGTTGGAATTCTCGGAACATACGGCATCCCACATCATGGTCCCGCTCGACAAGCTGGTCATGATGAAAGCGGCCACGACGCCGGTTGAGTTCGAAAAGGCCGTCAGCAGGACCGGGTTCTCCCGCTTCCCGATGACGGATGAGGACGGCATGCTCTCCGGCTACCTGCACATCAAAGATGTGCTGTCCATCCCGGAAGGTGACTACGAGCATCCGATTGCGGAGAGCCGGATCCGGTCCCTGGCGAACCTGACCATGGATGACGAGGTCGAGAAGGCGATGTCCGTGATGCAGCGCACCGGTTCGCACCTGGCGCGCGTGATCGGCCCGGACGGGAACACCTGGGGCGTGCTGTTCCTGGAAGACGTGATCGAGCAGCTGGTGGGTGAGATCCGTGATGCGACGCAGGCGAAGGGCATCCGGAGGCTGGGTCAGCCCGACGGCGAGTAG
- a CDS encoding hemolysin family protein — MEWLLLGAGILLILGTGFFVAVEFSLVALDQATVQRAVDSGDSAAVPLLKCLKSLSTQLSSCQLGITLTTLLTGYVMEPSVGKLLEGPLTAVGFPAPAAASVSLVMAMTIATLLSMLIGELVPKNMAISLSLPIGKAVARPQLVFTAIFKPAIIVLNGFSNKVLNVFGLEAKEEISGARTPAELASLVRRSAAMGTLDAGTANFIARTLKFSGRTAADVMTPRIRVETIGAEQPVSDIVEAAKRTGYSRFPIIGESADDIRGLVHVKKAIAVPSDRRPNLEAGAIMTDVLRVPETIHLDALLAELREGNLQLAVVLDEYGGTAGIATLEDLVEEIVGEVADEHDRVRPGLLQSASGDWYFPGLLRPDELSEQIPGLTVPDESTYETVGGYLMSQLGRIATVGDRVEVEGGTLSVTRMDGRRIDRICFKPAAVRGEQHVAGQGGTA; from the coding sequence ATGGAATGGTTACTTCTCGGAGCAGGCATCCTGCTCATCCTCGGCACGGGCTTCTTCGTGGCCGTCGAGTTTTCCCTCGTCGCACTTGACCAGGCCACGGTCCAACGGGCCGTGGACAGCGGCGACTCCGCCGCCGTGCCGCTGCTCAAGTGCCTGAAATCCCTGTCCACCCAGCTATCGAGCTGTCAGCTGGGCATCACCCTGACCACACTGCTGACCGGCTACGTCATGGAACCCTCCGTCGGAAAACTGCTGGAGGGCCCGCTGACCGCCGTAGGATTCCCTGCGCCCGCCGCTGCTTCGGTTTCGCTGGTGATGGCCATGACCATCGCCACGCTGCTGTCGATGCTGATCGGTGAACTGGTCCCGAAGAACATGGCCATTTCATTGTCCCTGCCCATCGGCAAGGCCGTGGCCCGCCCGCAGCTTGTGTTCACCGCCATCTTTAAGCCGGCCATCATTGTGCTCAACGGGTTCTCCAACAAGGTGCTGAACGTCTTCGGGCTGGAAGCCAAGGAGGAAATCTCCGGCGCGCGGACTCCGGCTGAACTGGCTTCCCTGGTGCGGCGCTCCGCCGCCATGGGAACGCTCGACGCCGGAACGGCCAACTTCATTGCCCGGACGCTCAAGTTCTCCGGCCGCACGGCCGCGGACGTCATGACGCCCAGGATCCGCGTGGAGACCATCGGTGCTGAGCAGCCGGTCTCGGACATTGTCGAAGCCGCCAAACGGACAGGATATTCACGCTTTCCGATTATTGGCGAGTCCGCTGACGACATTCGGGGCCTGGTGCACGTCAAGAAGGCAATCGCCGTCCCTTCGGATCGTCGCCCCAACCTTGAGGCCGGTGCCATCATGACGGACGTCCTGCGGGTCCCGGAAACCATCCACCTGGACGCGCTGCTGGCTGAGCTGCGCGAGGGAAACCTGCAGCTCGCCGTCGTGCTGGATGAATACGGCGGCACGGCCGGCATCGCCACGCTTGAGGATCTCGTGGAGGAAATCGTCGGTGAGGTCGCGGATGAACACGACAGGGTCAGGCCGGGGCTGCTCCAGAGCGCCTCAGGCGACTGGTATTTCCCGGGCCTGCTGCGTCCGGACGAGCTCTCCGAGCAGATTCCCGGGCTGACCGTCCCTGACGAGTCCACCTATGAGACCGTCGGCGGTTACCTTATGAGCCAGCTGGGCCGGATCGCTACGGTGGGGGACCGGGTGGAAGTCGAAGGCGGAACGCTCAGCGTGACCCGCATGGACGGGCGCCGGATCGACCGGATCTGTTTCAAGCCGGCCGCCGTCCGCGGCGAACAGCACGTTGCCGGGCAGGGAGGCACGGCATGA
- a CDS encoding GuaB1 family IMP dehydrogenase-related protein, with translation MRFLSEPTTDLTYADAFLVPSRSDVTSRLDVDLAADDGTGSSIPLVVANMTAVTGKRMAETMARRGGLAVLPQDVPLEVLRDVTAWIKSRHTVFETPVSLLASETVIDALHLMGKRPHGAVVVVDDAGKVAGVVRAADCEGQDRFASLASVMRQALVLDAAGIGADAAAGGANGSGTRHGSLRGAFAAMDAAGTDFAPVQSGGALTGVLTRRGALRSTIYRPLLDRAGRLKVAAAVGINGDVAGRAAELLAAGVDVLVIDTAHGHQQKMFDALAAVRGLDPDVPVVAGNVVTADATRELIHAGANIVKVGVGPGAMCTTRMMTAVGRPQLSAVLECAAAARAAGGRIWADGGVRYPRDVALGLAAGASQVMIGSWFAGTHESPGDLQSDANGRLYKESFGMASARAVQNRNQREGAFEKDRKALFEEGISTSRMYLDPARPGVEDLVDMITAGLRSSMSYAGASDLDEFRGRAVAGIQSAAGYEEGRPVPQSW, from the coding sequence GTGCGTTTCTTGAGTGAGCCGACCACTGACCTGACCTATGCGGACGCCTTCCTGGTGCCCTCGCGTTCCGACGTCACGTCACGGCTGGATGTGGACCTCGCGGCCGACGACGGCACCGGTTCCTCCATTCCGCTGGTGGTGGCCAACATGACGGCCGTGACCGGCAAGCGGATGGCCGAGACGATGGCCCGCCGGGGAGGGCTGGCGGTCCTGCCGCAGGATGTTCCGCTGGAGGTGCTCCGCGACGTCACGGCCTGGATCAAGTCCCGCCATACGGTGTTCGAAACTCCCGTTAGCCTGCTGGCCTCCGAAACCGTGATCGACGCGCTCCACCTGATGGGTAAGCGCCCGCACGGGGCTGTGGTGGTGGTGGACGACGCCGGCAAGGTTGCCGGTGTGGTCCGGGCCGCGGACTGCGAAGGTCAGGACCGCTTTGCCTCCCTTGCCTCTGTCATGCGGCAGGCCCTGGTGCTTGACGCCGCCGGAATCGGTGCGGACGCCGCCGCCGGCGGTGCCAACGGTTCCGGCACCCGCCATGGTTCCCTGCGGGGCGCATTCGCAGCCATGGACGCTGCAGGAACCGACTTCGCCCCGGTCCAGTCCGGGGGTGCCCTGACCGGCGTCCTCACTCGCAGGGGTGCCCTGCGCTCCACCATCTACCGTCCCCTCCTGGACAGAGCGGGCAGGCTCAAAGTGGCCGCCGCCGTCGGCATTAACGGGGATGTGGCGGGCCGGGCGGCGGAGCTGCTGGCCGCCGGAGTGGACGTCCTGGTCATCGACACCGCACACGGGCACCAGCAGAAGATGTTCGATGCGTTGGCGGCAGTACGCGGCCTGGACCCGGACGTTCCCGTCGTTGCCGGCAATGTGGTGACGGCGGATGCCACCCGCGAGCTGATCCACGCAGGCGCGAACATCGTCAAGGTGGGAGTGGGCCCGGGGGCAATGTGCACCACCCGAATGATGACGGCGGTGGGCCGCCCGCAGCTGTCCGCCGTGCTGGAATGCGCCGCGGCGGCGCGTGCGGCCGGCGGGCGGATCTGGGCCGACGGCGGCGTCCGGTACCCACGCGACGTGGCGCTCGGGCTGGCGGCCGGGGCAAGCCAGGTCATGATCGGCTCCTGGTTCGCGGGCACCCACGAAAGCCCGGGGGACCTGCAGTCCGATGCGAACGGCCGCCTATATAAGGAAAGCTTTGGCATGGCCTCGGCCAGGGCCGTGCAAAACCGGAACCAGCGCGAAGGGGCCTTCGAAAAGGACCGCAAGGCACTGTTCGAGGAAGGGATCTCCACGTCACGCATGTACCTGGACCCGGCCCGGCCCGGCGTGGAGGACCTTGTGGACATGATTACCGCCGGGCTGCGCAGTTCCATGAGCTACGCCGGTGCGTCGGACCTTGACGAATTCCGCGGGCGTGCGGTTGCGGGAATCCAGTCCGCTGCCGGCTACGAGGAAGGCCGGCCGGTTCCGCAAAGCTGGTGA
- a CDS encoding multifunctional oxoglutarate decarboxylase/oxoglutarate dehydrogenase thiamine pyrophosphate-binding subunit/dihydrolipoyllysine-residue succinyltransferase subunit: protein MPEQPSHRLPEEFGGNEWLVDELYERYQQDKNTVDAKWWPLFESFDAGDSSSSNGTSGAPAPADPATRELPVVAPAAAAPATSPAASAKPAAAAPAPAQPASAQPQAAPAAAQAKKAPATFARDGAKKSESAGGAPPIPAQLPKNIKAPTAPEEDVVSVLRGPAKAIASNMVTSLEVPTATSVRAIPAKLLIDNRVVINSNLARARGGKVSFTHLIGYAVIRALSQFPSMNVYYDEVDGKPVAVQPAHVNFGIAIDMPKPDGTRLLMVPNIKKAETLNFSEFWHTYEDLIKRARNGKLTADDHSGTTVSLTNPGGIGTVHSVPRLSKGQAAIIGVGALDYPAEFQGASEKIIAHNAISKVLTLTSTYDHRVIQGAGSGEFLKLVHQLLLGAQNFYDEIFESLRIPYEPVRWSPDLQVDPADQINKVARIQQLIHSYRVRGHLMADTDPLEYVQRKHPDLDVLTYGLTLWDLDREWPTGGFGGKPMLAFRDILGVLRDAYCRTTGIEYMHIQDPAERKWFQDQLEHPYSKPSREEQLRIVSKLNAAEAFETFLQTKFVGQKRFSLEGGESLIPLLDAIISDAADDNLDEVAIGMAHRGRLNVLTNIAGKTYAQVFREFEGTQDPRSVQGSGDVKYHLGTEGTFTSDNGKETKVYLAANPSHLEAVDSVLEGIVRAKQDRLDQGEAFPVLPIMVHGDAAFAGQGVVAETLNLSQLRGYRTGGTIHVVVNNQVGFTTAPSSSRSSTYSTDVAKMIQAPVFHVNGDDPEAVVRIGQLAYEFRQRFHKDVVIDMVCYRRRGHNEGDDPSMTQPLMYNLIEAKRSVRKLYTESLIGRGDITEEEAEQLLRDYQERLERVFAETHAAQTSPIPIITADSAAVSDIERPIAQQSDSGINAPASTAISAETLARIGKAHIEIPEGFTVHAKLKQLLEKREQMSREGGIDWGFGEIAAFGSLIMEGVPVRLAGQDSRRGTFVQRHAVFHDRANGNEWLPLGNLSDNQAKLWIYDSLLSEYAAMGFEYGYSVERPDALVLWEAQFGDFVNGAQTIIDEFISSAEQKWGQRSSLVLMLPHGYEGQGPDHSSARIERFLQMCAEENMIVANPTTSASHFHLLRRQAYSRPRKPLIIFTPKQLLRLKAAASSVEDFTTGTFKPVIGEHEYLQADAVERVLLVSGRLYYDLLSTRQKTGDKTTAIVRVEQLYPLPAAEIAAELAKYPNAEVVWAQDEPANQGPWPFMGLNLPEALDRRVRLVSRPASASTAAGSMKRHAAEQDALLKQAFARK from the coding sequence GTGCCAGAGCAGCCTAGCCACCGACTACCCGAGGAATTTGGCGGAAACGAGTGGCTCGTTGACGAACTGTACGAGCGTTACCAGCAGGACAAGAACACGGTTGATGCCAAGTGGTGGCCCCTGTTCGAATCTTTCGACGCCGGTGACAGCTCTTCTTCCAACGGGACCTCGGGGGCACCGGCGCCCGCCGACCCCGCAACCAGAGAACTTCCAGTTGTAGCTCCCGCGGCGGCAGCACCGGCAACGTCGCCGGCAGCATCCGCCAAACCGGCAGCGGCTGCCCCTGCTCCTGCCCAGCCCGCTTCCGCCCAGCCTCAGGCGGCTCCGGCAGCGGCCCAGGCCAAGAAAGCGCCGGCGACGTTTGCCCGCGACGGCGCAAAGAAATCCGAGTCCGCCGGCGGCGCCCCGCCCATTCCCGCCCAGCTGCCCAAGAACATCAAGGCACCCACCGCGCCGGAGGAGGACGTTGTCTCGGTCCTCCGCGGACCGGCGAAGGCCATCGCTTCCAACATGGTCACCAGCCTGGAAGTTCCCACGGCCACCAGCGTCCGGGCCATCCCCGCAAAGCTGCTGATCGACAACCGCGTGGTCATCAACTCCAACCTCGCCCGGGCCCGCGGCGGCAAGGTCTCCTTCACGCACCTGATCGGCTACGCCGTCATCCGCGCACTGTCCCAGTTCCCGTCCATGAATGTCTACTACGACGAAGTGGACGGCAAGCCTGTTGCCGTGCAGCCCGCCCACGTGAACTTCGGCATCGCCATCGACATGCCCAAGCCGGACGGCACCCGCCTGCTCATGGTGCCGAACATCAAGAAGGCGGAGACCCTCAACTTCTCCGAGTTCTGGCACACGTACGAGGACCTGATCAAGCGCGCCCGCAACGGCAAGCTGACGGCGGATGACCACTCGGGCACCACGGTCTCCCTCACCAACCCGGGCGGCATCGGCACCGTGCACTCCGTGCCCCGCCTCTCGAAGGGCCAGGCGGCCATCATCGGAGTCGGCGCACTGGACTACCCGGCCGAATTCCAGGGTGCCAGCGAGAAGATCATCGCGCACAACGCCATCAGCAAGGTCCTCACGCTGACCTCCACCTACGACCACCGCGTCATCCAGGGTGCCGGCAGCGGCGAATTCCTGAAGCTCGTGCACCAGCTCCTGCTGGGCGCCCAGAACTTCTACGACGAAATCTTCGAGTCCCTCCGCATCCCGTACGAGCCCGTGCGCTGGAGCCCGGACCTGCAGGTGGACCCCGCCGACCAGATCAACAAGGTCGCCCGGATCCAGCAGCTGATCCACTCCTACCGCGTGCGCGGACACCTCATGGCCGACACGGACCCGCTGGAATACGTTCAGCGCAAGCACCCCGACCTTGACGTGCTCACCTACGGCCTGACCCTCTGGGACCTCGACCGCGAATGGCCCACCGGCGGCTTCGGCGGCAAGCCGATGCTCGCGTTCCGCGACATCCTCGGCGTGCTCCGTGACGCCTACTGCCGCACCACCGGCATTGAATACATGCACATCCAGGACCCTGCCGAACGCAAGTGGTTCCAGGACCAGCTGGAGCACCCCTACTCCAAGCCGAGCCGCGAAGAGCAGCTGCGCATTGTGTCCAAACTGAATGCGGCGGAAGCCTTCGAAACCTTCCTGCAGACCAAGTTTGTGGGTCAGAAGCGCTTCTCGCTCGAGGGCGGCGAATCTCTGATCCCGCTGCTGGACGCCATCATTTCCGACGCTGCCGACGACAACCTCGACGAAGTGGCAATCGGCATGGCCCACCGCGGCCGCCTGAATGTGCTCACCAACATCGCCGGCAAGACCTACGCCCAGGTGTTCCGCGAATTCGAAGGCACCCAGGACCCGCGCTCCGTGCAGGGCTCCGGCGACGTCAAGTACCACCTCGGCACCGAGGGTACCTTCACGTCGGACAACGGCAAGGAGACCAAGGTCTACCTCGCAGCCAACCCCTCGCACCTTGAGGCCGTGGACTCCGTCCTGGAAGGCATCGTCCGCGCCAAGCAGGACCGCCTGGACCAGGGCGAAGCCTTCCCCGTGCTCCCGATCATGGTCCACGGCGATGCCGCCTTCGCAGGCCAGGGCGTGGTGGCGGAAACGCTCAACCTCTCCCAGCTGCGCGGCTACCGCACCGGCGGAACCATCCACGTCGTGGTCAACAACCAGGTCGGCTTCACCACGGCGCCGTCGTCGTCCCGCTCCTCCACCTACTCCACGGACGTCGCCAAGATGATCCAGGCGCCGGTGTTCCACGTGAACGGCGACGACCCCGAGGCAGTGGTCCGCATCGGCCAGCTCGCCTACGAATTCCGCCAGCGTTTCCACAAGGACGTTGTCATCGACATGGTCTGCTACCGCCGCCGCGGCCACAACGAGGGCGACGACCCCTCGATGACCCAGCCGCTGATGTACAACCTGATCGAAGCCAAGCGTTCGGTCCGCAAGCTGTACACCGAATCCCTGATCGGCCGCGGCGACATCACCGAGGAAGAGGCCGAACAGCTGCTCCGCGACTACCAGGAGCGGCTGGAACGCGTCTTCGCCGAGACCCACGCGGCGCAGACCTCACCGATTCCGATCATCACGGCGGATTCCGCCGCGGTGTCCGATATCGAACGGCCCATCGCCCAGCAGTCGGATTCCGGCATCAATGCTCCGGCGTCCACGGCGATTTCCGCAGAGACCCTGGCCCGCATCGGCAAGGCCCACATCGAGATCCCCGAGGGATTCACGGTCCACGCCAAGCTCAAGCAGCTGCTCGAGAAGCGCGAACAGATGTCCCGCGAAGGCGGCATCGACTGGGGCTTTGGCGAGATCGCGGCCTTCGGCTCCCTCATCATGGAAGGCGTTCCCGTCCGGCTTGCCGGCCAGGATTCACGCCGCGGCACCTTCGTGCAGCGCCACGCCGTGTTCCACGACCGCGCCAACGGTAACGAGTGGCTGCCCCTGGGCAACCTCTCGGACAACCAGGCCAAACTGTGGATCTACGACTCCCTGCTGTCCGAATACGCCGCCATGGGCTTCGAATACGGCTACTCCGTGGAGCGTCCGGACGCCCTGGTGCTGTGGGAAGCGCAGTTCGGTGACTTCGTCAACGGTGCGCAGACCATCATCGATGAGTTCATCTCCTCGGCCGAACAGAAGTGGGGCCAGCGGTCCTCGCTGGTGCTCATGCTTCCGCACGGCTACGAGGGCCAGGGCCCGGACCACTCCTCCGCAAGGATCGAGCGTTTCCTGCAGATGTGCGCCGAAGAGAACATGATCGTGGCCAACCCCACGACGTCGGCCTCCCACTTCCACCTGCTGCGCCGCCAGGCTTACAGCCGGCCGCGGAAGCCGCTCATCATCTTCACGCCCAAGCAGCTGCTCCGCCTGAAGGCTGCGGCCTCCTCGGTGGAGGACTTCACCACGGGCACCTTCAAACCGGTCATCGGCGAGCACGAGTACCTGCAGGCGGACGCCGTCGAGCGTGTGCTCCTGGTCTCCGGCCGCCTGTACTACGATCTGCTGTCCACGCGGCAGAAGACCGGCGACAAGACCACGGCGATTGTGCGCGTCGAGCAGCTTTACCCGCTGCCTGCCGCCGAAATCGCTGCCGAACTCGCCAAGTACCCCAACGCCGAAGTGGTGTGGGCGCAGGACGAACCGGCTAACCAGGGTCCGTGGCCGTTCATGGGCCTGAACCTGCCTGAAGCGCTGGACCGCAGGGTACGGCTGGTATCCCGTCCGGCGTCGGCTTCAACGGCCGCTGGGTCCATGAAGCGGCACGCTGCGGAGCAGGATGCCCTCCTCAAGCAAGCGTTCGCACGGAAGTAG